The Bacillota bacterium region ATCCTTTCTGGGCGTGTCTAGGTCTACCGTGGCCGGTTACGAGGCGCCCAGCAAGGAACGGGAACCGGACTTCGCCTTCCTGTCAAAGCTTGCCGAGATCTTGGATGTTACCTCGGACTACCTCCTCGGCTTGAGTGATGACCCAGCTGCCGGGAAGAAGAGGGCTTCGATGGCGGCGGACCGCCCGGACCCCCTGTCAGACCTGCCTGAAGAGGCAAGGAAGTCCGTGGAGGACTTCATAGAGTACACTAAGAGGAAGTACGGGAGGAAGAAGGACTAGGATCTCTGCTCCTTCCTTTCCCTCTTTCAGTGGCCTCCAGGTTGCAGAGGTACACCTTTTCCCATTCCAGGCTGGCCATCAATGTCACCGTCTGGTGAGCCCACTCGACCTGCAGGCCAGGACCTCCCACCAGGCTACTTCAGGGTGACCCTGGCTCCCGGTGCGATCTCCGAAGGCCAGGATACGAGGACAGCCGTTCCCTCTGATAGGCCCGAGATCACCTCCACATAGTCTCCTCCCTCGGCCCCAGCCTCCACTGGAGCCAGCTGGGCGCGGTCGTTAACCACGACGAAGACATGCTTGGTGCCATCTATCTCAAATACCGCGCGCTTTGGCACCCTGAGGGATGTGGAGCTGTGGACCACAATGTCCACGTCTACCGGGTAGCCGGGGAGCGCCCCTCGGTCACTGGGCGCATTCAGCAGTATCTCCACAGGCACCCGCCGTTGCCTCAGGCCTAGTTCTGAAAGGGATTCCACCGCCTGGGGGTAGATCTTGGATATCCTACCTGGGATCACCTGCCCTCCCAGGGCATCCCCGGAGACCACCACCTCCTGGCCCAGCCTGATCTGGGGCATATCCCGGGCCAGGACCTCACACCTTACCATAAGCTCGCCCGAGTAAACGCTGGCCAGGGGGGCCCCCGGCAACACCAGGCTCCCCTCGTCTACCTCCAGGCTGGCCACCACACAGTCGAAGGGCGCCTGGATTACACACTTGTCCATCTCCGCACGGAGGCTCTCCATTTCCAGGGAAATAGCGTCCATCTCAGCTTGGTACCGCTCCAGCCCCTCAGGGGAGGCCTGGCCCACCGCCCGGCGGAGAGCGGCCTCGGCTCCCTTGAGCCTGGCCGCGGCTATGTTGTAGCGGTCCCGGGTGAGGTTCCACTCCTCCTCCTTGACCAGCCCGATGTGGTTGACCTCCAGGAGTTCGTTGTAGTCCTCCAGGGCCCGCTCGTACTCCACCTTGGCTGCCTCCAGCTCCGCCTCGGCGCTCCTTATCTCGAGCGGCACGTCGAACTCAGATGCCGTGAGAAACCTGGCCCTGGCGGCATGGAACCGCGCGTCGGCCATGGCCAGCTCGAGCCTGAGGTCTTCGGTATCACCCACGAGGATGAGGCTGCCTTCGGGCAGCCGGTCGCCCTCTTCCACTGCTACCTGCTTCACCAGGAACTGCGTCTCGGCAAAGAGGGTTTGCTCGCGGACTGGAGCCAGGTAGCCTGTCTCGGAGATGGACTTGACCACCGGCCCGGTCTCAGCCATGGCTACCTCCACCTCCAGGGCCTTGGGCCTGGAGAGTTGGAAGAGCACAGCCCCCACCACAAGGACCAGCACAACGATGTAGAGTCTCTTTCTCACGGCCTTCTCACCCCTTATGTGAGCCTGATCTTCAGCGCGTCCAGGAAGCGAACCTTCCTCACCTTTAGCCACATGGCCACCATAACGCTGGCGAAGAACCCCAGGGTTATGCCCAGGGTCCAGACATGGGGCCAGAAGAGTGCATCCTGGGGAAGGTAGTAGATCTCCGTGCTGAATGAACGTGCCAGGAGTATCCAGAAGAGGTGGCCCAGGGGCACACCCAGGATTATACCGCCCACCAGCGCCGTGAGGTTCTCCTTCAAGACGATGGAGAAGACCTCGGCCTTGGAGAAGCCCAGAACCCTCAGGGTGGAGAACTCCCTGAGACGCTCCGAGAGGCTGATGGAAGCGGTGCTGAAGAGTGTGGCGAACCCGAACACGCTGCCCAAGAGCACCATGATGCTGAGGGAGTAGATGCCCATCTCCATCATGCTGCGGTAGGATTCTATGAGGTCCGCGGGGGAGTGCACAGCCTCCACCCGGGGCACGTCATCCAGGGAGAGCCTGAAGTCTTGGTGGGTCTTCACTGCTACGCCTGTGAGGATCTCCTTCTCTCCGAGGATCTCCTCCATCTGCTCCAGGGACATGTAGATGGTCGAGCCCAGGTACTGCCGGACGATGCCAGTCACCGGCACATCGTGCTCCCGGTCACGGTCGGTGAAGGAGGTGATGCGCAACACAGACCCGGGAGACGCGCCAAGCCTGCCGGCGAGGTACTCCGGGATGAGTATGCCCCGGGTGGGTATGGGGAGGTTCCTTCCCCCCGCATCCTCCAGCCTGAAGAGCTCCGTGTCCACCGGGATTGCCCTGGCCAGCGCGAACCCCTCCCTCCACCCGTAGTTGATCCTCAGGTACTGTTCGGCATAGGGTTCAACCCTGGATGCACCCGCCGCCGATTCCACCTCCGCAAGCACGCTGTACCCGGCGGGGGAGGTAAGGCTGACCGAGTAGTCGTAGGCCTCGAGCTCCCCGAATTGCTTCTCCAGAAGTGAGGTGAAGATGATGGTGGAGTGAAGGGGCACCAGTATGCAGGCGTAGGTAAGGCCGATCCCTACTACGGCGAAGGCTAGCCGCCTCCGGTTTCGCATAAGACTCCTGAGCATCATCTTGGAGGTGCTCGCCAGGCGCCTCCACACGGCCGTGAAGGCCTCTAGGAAGATGGCTCGCCCCACCTGGGGCACCGGAGGCCTCATGGCCTCAGTCGGGGAGATACTGGTGGTCTTCAGAGCCGCCAGGAGGCCGGCACACCCTGAGACCAGGCAGGATGCTATGAGTCCGGCCAGGTAGAGCCCAGGCCGGGGGGACGACTGCATCAGCGGGATGCGGTAGAACTGGGTGAAAAAGGGCAGCATCAGGAGGGCAAGGAGGTAGCCGGTGATTATGCCGGAAAGGGAGCCTGAGAACCCGATGAGAATGGAGTACTTCACGTAGTGGGCGATGACTGCCACTTTGGAGTATCCCAGGGCCATCAGGATCCCGATGGGGATGCGCTCTGCCTCCACCATCCGGGACACCATGAGGTATACCACGACCACCCCTATCCCCAGGAACATGGTGGGCAGCAGCGTGGAGAACTGCCCGATGCCGTTGAGTTCCTCCATGGTCACGGCGTGGCTCAGCTGGTTGTCTCTCTCGGTGACCCGCATGCCAAGGTCACTCCAGTCCTCCTCCATGGACGTTCGGAGATCGGCCGCCCTTCCCTCATCATCCAGGGTGGCCACGAGGCTGTTGATCCGGCCCTCCATGCCCAGGAGGTTCTGGGCTGTCTTAAGGGGCATGAAGGCTATCCCGAACCTCTCAAAGTCCGGGAACATGTCCCTTGCGTCCTTGATGGCATACACGAACTCGGGACTCTCCACCACGCCTGTCACGGTGGCTCTCACGGGTTCCCCATGCATGAAGAGGGTAAGGGGGTCCCCGGGCGCAAGATTGTTGGCGTCGGCGTACTGCTTCAAGAGGGCCAGTTCCACGCCTCCCACGGGGTCCGGCAGGGAACCGGAGATGATGTGGAGAGTGTTTATCCTGTGGTCGGCGGGGTAGGAGACCACCCGGACGGTGGCGCGGACGCCCGGTGAGGGTTCAGCACGGGTATCGAAGATCAGGCGTCCCTCGGCCCGGCTCACCCCAGGCAGGGAGGCCACGTCCCGGGTGATGGTCTCAGGCGACGAGTTTAGGTCCGCGAAGAGGTGCGCGAACCCATACTGCCTGTAGTATTCTGACAGCGCCGTCTCCATGTTGTAGTGTGTGGTCCTCATCGCCACGAAGATCATCAGGCCCACCAGGAGCGTGAGGGCCGCAGCGGCGAACTGGGAGCGCGTGGCCCCCACGGTGCGTATGAGGAGACGGTCCAGTGTCTTCAAGACTGTCCACCTACCACTCTATCTCTTCAGCTGTGGCGGGGTGGGGGTTCTCAATGATCTCCACCGCCTTGCCGCTTCGCATCCTAATCACCCTGTCTCCCATGCGGCCGATGGCCACGTTGTGGGTAATCAAGACAACAGTGGTGCCGTACTGGGTGTTCAGGTTTCTCAGGAGCGCCAGGATGCCCTTGCCCGTCTCGTAGTCCAGCGCCCCAGTGGGCTCGTCGCACAGGAGTATCCCTGGGCGCTTTGCGATGACCCTGGCAATGGCGACGCGCTGCTGTTCCCCCCCGGAGAGCTGGGAGGGGAAGTGGCTGGCGCGGTCTGACAGTCCAACGCTGGCCAGGGCCTCGTCTGCCGGGAGCGCCCGGTCATGAACCATCTCCGTGGCCAGTTCCACGTTTTCCCGGGCAGTGAGGAAGGACATGAGGTTGTAGATCTGGAACACGAACCCTACCTCCCTCCGCCGGTAGGCGGTGAGCCCGGCATCGGTCAATGCGGTGATCTCCTGGTCTTTGTATATGACCCGGCCTGACGTGGGGAAGTCCATGCCGCCCATGATGTTCAAGAGCGTGCTCTTGCCCGAACCGCTGGGGCCGGTGATTACCAGGAACTCTCGCTGGGCAATACTAAGGTCAATACCGCGCAGCGCCTTTACGGTGACATCCCCCAGCTGGTAGTGCTTCCGGACATCCTCCACGACCATGATGGCGGGCACAGAAGATTCCTCCTTCGCCGGCTGTCCTGGGGGCCCCTCGGGCCCTGGTTGAATCATGACACTTGGAGTGTATTCACCCCCTCATCCCTGTTCCCTTCCCGGGGGGATGAAGTTGTTGCCCAGGGCACGGTGACTCAAGGGACTTGCTGGATGCCCCAGACCGGTAGGCAAGGGAGGGTCGGGGGAACTTCCCCGGGGCGATGGCCGTCAAAAAAAGGGGAATCATGACCGTCCCCCTTTGAAGTCTACGTCGCGTGGCCGTGCACAAGCGACCTGTATCCCGGCGTTGACCCGCGGGCATCACAGGGGGTTCGACTCGAGGAAGGCCTCAATGTGCCGTGACTCCAGGTGCCTGTTGCCCCGGGGTTGCTCGGGTGATACCATAATGGGGGGCTGGCCCTAGCCCTCCGCCTCTTACATGGGCTGGTGTTCAACGCTCTACAGATCAACCCCTGTGCAGGTGCCCTGCCCGGGTGAAGGGAGGAAGCAGCATGAACTGGGGCGATCCCCTGTCCCTCCTGGCGACGATGGAGGTCCGCGGCTTTGTTGCCATGGCCACCATGGCCGCCCTTACGCTGGGACTGCTCTTCGGGACCCACCGGAGTAGGAGACCGGGAGGCAGGACAGGTGCACTGGCCCTCTTCGTCCCAGCGGTCCTCGGGGCCGTGACCTTCGTGCCATCCATCGCATACATCCAGATACCTCTGCAAGTCCAGGTGTCCTACCTGGCCATGGCCACCCTTTCCACGGCGAACCCACTAATCCTGTCCATACCCCCCATCCTGCTGTCCGGTCTTATCCAGGAGAGTGTCAAGCTGGGGACCGCCGGTCTCTCCCGAGCCCTTGGCCCGAGGGCCGTGTCCCGCTGGATGGTGGGGGCCCTCACCGGGCTCGGCTACGGCGGCCTGGAGGCATGGGTGGTACTTTCCCCCGTCCTTGCCTCAGGGATTCCCGGGCTCCAGGTACTCCCGGCCCTCCTAGAGCGTCTCGCCGTGATGCCCCTCCACGCTGCCCTGGGTGCCATTGTGTACGCATTCTGGGACAGAGGGGCGGGACCGGGCCTGGCAGGCCTATTCCTGGGCGGCCTCATCCACTCCATGGTGAACTACAGTGCTGTGCTCTTCCAGGCAGGCACCATTAGCCTAGCAACGGTATACATCTACCTTTTCTTGACCGCAGGCGCGACGACGGCCTATGCAAGATACGTGGGGAGGGAGATAAGGTGAGGCTCTCATGGCTCATAGGAGGTGTTTTCCTCCTTGCCGCTCTGACCCTGCTGGGGTGTGGTAAACCTGCAGAGGTGGACCTCTCCGTCCCCTGGACGGACGGGGAGATTAGTGCCTACCAGCTGAGCCAGAGGGGCGAGGCAGTGGGGACCATCAGGCTCTCCCTGGAAGAGAAGGACGGAGCGTGGGAGTACAGAAGCGTGACCGAAGTGAGTGGCTTCATTGAGGAGGTAAGGGTGCTGGCGGGCAAGGAGAGCCTGGTGCCATTCCGGGTGGATTTCCTGGCAAAGACCCAGGATACGGAGATTTCCTATCAGGCAGTCTACCAGGAGGGGAAGGCGGTCATCAACGCCAGGAAGGCCGGTGGCGCACAGTCGGCCCAGGTGAAACTGCCCTCGCCCCCCTACTTCGAAAATGAACAGTTCCTCATGCTGGTAAGGGCTCTCCCGCTTCAGGCTGGTTGGGAGGGCCGGCTGAACATCATAGTCACCCGCACCGCCAGCAAGACCGAGCTGGCCTTGGAGGTAGTGGACCGGGAGACCGTGGAAACCCCGGTGGGAGCCCTCCAGGCGTGGAAGGTGGAACTGGAGGGTGCAAACCAGTTTGCCTGGGTGGAGGTGGAACCGCCCCACCGGCTGGTGAAGTACGTGAACGGTAATGCGGAAACCGTGAGCCTCCTGGCTGAGTATCGCAGCGGGGGCTGAACAAACCCCGGAAGGGATGTGGGTCATGATCAGGCTGTCCAGAGTATCCAAGAGCTATAGCAGGGGAGCCGTGAAAGCCGTGGACGCCCTTGACCTGGAGGTGAGGTCCGGCGAGATCTTCGGGTTCATAGGACCCAACGGCGCCGGCAAGACCACCACCATCAAGATGATGGTGGGCCTCCTGGAACCGGATGAGGGCATCATTGAGGTGAACGGACACGATATCTCCAGAGAACCCCTGGAGGTCAAGAGGTCCCTTAGCTTCGTGCCGGATAACCCCGTGGTGTACGAGAAGCTCACTGGCATCGAGTACCTGAACTTCATGGCAGACGTGTACGGGGTTCCTGCCGGTGTGCGAAGGGAGAAGGCATCCCACCTCCTGGAGATGTTCGGACTAGGAGGGGCCGTGAACGATCTCATCCAGAGCTACTCCCATGGGATGCGCCAGAAGATAGTGCTAACGGCCGCCCTCCTCCACGACCCTGCAGTGTTCGTCATGGATGAGCCCATGGTGGGGCTTGATCCCCGGTCCTCCGCCAGGCTCAAGGATCTCATGCACGACCAGGCCTCCCGGGGTGGCACTGTCTTCTTTTCCACCCACATCTTGGAGGTGGCTGAGCGCCTGTGTGACCGTGTGGGCATCATACACCAGGGCCGCCTGATAGCCTGCGGCACGCTGGATGAGCTCAGGCAGCAGGCCCAGAACAAGGAGTCCCTTGAAAAGATATTCCTGGAGATGACTGAGGAATGATGGACAGCACATTCTGGACCCTGGCCAAGCTTCAGATGAAAATGGGGTTTGGGCTTTCGGCCCTCAGGTACTACTGGGTAAAGAGAGACCGGAAGATCTGGTCATCCCTGGGGATCATCGCCCTCATAGTCCTGGGCATCTTGCCCATATTTAGCTTGTATATCGTGGTGCTGAACGCAACCTTTGATGTCGCCGTTGTCCTTGGCCAGCAGCAGGTGGTGCTTACTATGGCAGTGGTGTTTTCCACCGTCCTGGTGTTCTTCCTGGGCATCGTGTTCGTGGCGTCGACCTTCTTTTTCTCGGATGACCTTCCCTTCCTGATGTCCCTGCCTGTCAAGCCCCAAGTGGTGCTGGGCGCCAAGTTCGTCCCGGTGCTGGCCAGCGAGTACCTGACCATGGTGCCCTTCATCGTGCCGGCCCTCTGGGTGTACGGCACCAGGAGTCAGGTGGGCCCTGGTTTCTGGCTGGCAGGGGTTGCCGTGTACGCGCTCTTGCCGGTGGTGCCCCTTACCGTTGCCGCCGTAGCTGTGCTCTTCATCATGACAGCCACCGGCGCCGCCCGGAAGCGGGACGCCCTGAGGCTTGCAGGCATGATACTGCTGGTCGCCTTCGCGCTGGGGCTCAACTACTTCCTCACCAGGATACCCCAGGGACAAGAGGCGTCCTTCCTCCAGGAGGTCCTCCGCGACCCGGACGGCCTCTCCCGGAGGGTATCCGTGATCTACCCACCGGCCCTCTGGGCCACCCGGGCGATGGTCGGGGGGGGAGGGGTCGCTGCCCTGTCAAATCTCCTGGGATTAGCCTCCGTGGCTGTCTTCGGGGTGTGGGTCATGATGGCGGTGGCCCACCGCGTCTACTTCCGGTCCTGGGTGAGAGGCCAGGAGGTCCAGCGCTCCCGCCAGCTGTCCCAGACCCAGGTGGACCGGCGCCTGTCCCGCTCCTCCAACCCCGTGTGGGCGATTGCCGCCAGGGAGATCAAGATCCTTGTCAGGACCCCGGTTTTCCTCTTCAACAGCCTGGCAGTGCTCGTCATCGCACCCGCAGCCCTGATCCTCCCCTTGATCTCCGGTGACTCCCTGGGCACCCTCCTGCCCTTGCTTGCCAACCCCGAAGTCCGGCCCACGGTGGTCGTGGCTGCAGCGGGGTTCGTGGCCTTCATGTCCATCTTCACTCCAGCGCTGTCCAGCTCGGTATCCCGCGAGGGCCGTACCTTTTGGATATCCAAGGTTGTGCCCCTTGACCCTGTGATGCAACTCCAGGGAAAGCTCCTCTCGGGCTGCCTCATATCCTCCCTGACGATTGCCCTGGTCGTGCTTACCGCCCTGGTATTCCCGTGGACGCTGGCGGACATCATCATCATATCCGTGGTGGGCACGGTGGCCTCCTTTCCTACCCTGGTGGTGAGTCTCCTCCTGGACCTTCTCAGGCCCTACATGGACTGGGACAATCCCCAGCGTGCCATTAAGCAGAACATCAACGTTCTCCTGGGCATGGTGGCCAGTGTGGCGATACTGGTGCCGCCTGGCCTGGCGGCCTACTGGGGGCTCAGGAACGACTGGCCCGGGATGGGGATACACGCAGCCATTGTGGTTGTATCAGTGATTACCGGCGGAGTGCTGTACAAGGCCATGACCTCCATAGCTGGCCGCATGTACCTGAAGGTCCGGGTCTAGACCGCCGGGAATTGTGAAGACCGCGAAGGGATTCTGAGGCGGGGAACCCGTGCCCTCAGTGGCGTGGCTTCCCCGCAAAGCCGCGCCCCATCTAGGTTCCTCGCCTAGACTGAGATCGCCAGGCGCCAAGACCCGGGAAAATGTCCCGCCTTCCAGCAAAAAACCTCTCCCAACGGCAGGATTCCTTTCTTCTGAGTGGAAACTTATCTAAACCACAAGAAGCATGTTTCCCTAAGAATAGAGGGTGCCCTGGGGCGCCGGAGCGGATAAGCCTTCCACTGCGGGAGGTGCAAATCGATGGCGTGTTACCTGTGTGGTGAAGAGGCTGTGGTGGAATGCCCTATATGCCACCGGAAGGTATGTACCGAACACCTGGCCTGCACGAACTGCAGTGACTGGGCGAAAACCAAGAGCATTCGGATGCGCCAGAAGTGGTGTGATTTCTGTGAGAAGGAGACCGAGGAGACCACCTACAGGTGCGCCAAGTGCAGAAAGAGGTTTTGCCCAGAACACGGCCAGCTGGTGCACGGGACCTTGCCAGGCACTGAGATCAAACCCGGTGGCATGGCCAAGAAGGACAACCTGTACTGCCGCTGTGCCGAACACCTCAAGGCCCCTGACCAGCTGGGCGCCGGTGTTGAGTACATACCCACGTGGAAGGAGATCTTTCGAAAAAAGCTGGACGAGGCTCCAGAGGTCTTCGAGTGCGAGGTATCCGATGACGAGCTCATGGAGTGGGAGAGCACCATGTCCTGGGAGCCCGTCCTCAAGAAGAAGTCTGACGCCAAATGCGACTAACTGAGTCCGGCCTCCCGAAACGAACCCAGCTGTGAGGGTCTTGTCATGCCCTCCAGGGTCTACGATAGAGACCACATGGAGAAATGGAAGGCATAGAAGGCATAGCTGAGATGCACGCGCTCAGGTTCGGGTACCTATCCTTCCGTTCGCGTAGCGAAGCCGGTTTTCCTTCGCGCTCGTCCTATGGCGCCCCAGGCATTCCGTTACCTCCGACTCCAAGAGTTCCAGGACTAACTTTTGCGCTCCTACCCGCATTAATTCGCCCGTCAGATCCCCTGCCTCTTTTCCTTGCCTGAGTGCTTCATCCTGAAAGGTCTCTCGCTGCGTTATCGCCCTACGGTGGTTTGGTCACCGTCGATGGTAGCCCAGACCTACCTCTTTTCCAGGCATTCAGCACATCTACGGATCCTTTACGGAAAACTGCATGGGATTATGGGATTGACTCAATTTGGTGAAACGAGGACCAATGGAAAGGCTTAGTCCCTGGAATGGGGGAAACGCTGGGTGCGATAGGTCCTGGCGCTTCCCGTATTATGTTGATTAGGGTCTTCAGCCTTGGCTTGGTAATCGCGATGATTCCAGCTAAGAGGCCCGAGTATCTGTGTGTGTCCTAAGGTGGACGGTGCAGGCTGGTAGACAGGAATAGGAAGGGGTCGCTCTTCTTGAACTAATTGATTTGTCTATAAAATGGCAGCCAGTTTGGGTGATCCAGCGGGTAGGAGCCCGCCAGGCGACATAACTCAGAGGCACTCACGACGGCAAGGGATGCATCGCTGGCTGTCCATATCATTCTACGCCGGGAAAGACCTGTGGCGTTTTCCCGTTCTGGGGCGAGCCTCCTTGATGAGCTGGTCAAGATTGGGCTGAGTCTTAATAGGGACGGCGCAGTACAGTGTCCCGGGGAGCGGAACCTAGGAGGGAGGAGTCTCGCGTGATAGTCGCCGCGAAGGGGGTGAGTGGGAAACCCTATCGTGTAACGGAGATGGGTGTATCGGAGACGGCACCGGTAAGCAGTCTTGGCGGCTAGTATAAAATCTACTTAGGTTACTCCTAAGCAAAAAAGTGGAGAACCTGGGAGAGAATAGTTAAACGGCTGGGGGTGGCATAGGTTCCTGGTTGTTACTGGGTTAGACCTTGAATAAGGAGGAACGAGCAGTGAAGATATTCCGGAGGAAGAAGAAGGGTTTCACCCTTATCGAGCTGATGATTGTCATTGCGATTATCGCCGTTTTGGCGGCAATACTGATCGTGCAGTGGGTAGGGGCGAGGCAGGCGGCCTATGACTCTGAAGCGTTGACGGTGGCGAGGAACTGCGTGCTGGCGGCCCAGGTGTACTACGCTCAGAATAAATTAAGCTATCTGAATTTAGACAAGACAGACCTTGCGAATATTGAACCTAGCCTGGGCACAACCCCGGTCTCAATTACCGTGAACAGCGCAACAGCTAATGGGTTCGAAATTCGGGTCGACGGCCAAGGTAGTACCCCAAAGACATACTGGGCAACAGAGGCGGGAGTTACTGATGTAGATCCCAGTCCTTGATCTTTTTTACAGTAACGGGGTGGCTCCATCCGGGGCCGCCTCGTTCTTCCGTGTGTCTCGCAGTTCGGTAGACCAGCAGGTTAAAGTCCTGCCGCCGCTTTGCCCCGGTTGAAGCGGCATAGCCAAGAACAAGAGGTTCTCGCTTCAGTAGAAGGAGAGAGGTAGGGTAGGTAGAGTGAGGCACCCCTCGAAAGAGGGGGAACGGACTGGGACCAAGGCGTAGACCACTCCCGGTGCGATGTTGTCTTGCACAAATGTCCGCTGATTTTGCAGTGAAGATGGGGTGGGGTGAACGTGCAAACCTATTCGATGTTGTTGGCCAAGGATCTTAGGTCAATTGGAGGGTAGGTGACTTGCAGGATGTCACGTTTTGGTGGAGGGGGCGGCGCTACGGGCCGCCCCCCGGTGAGTCTTACATACCCATTTTCGTTCGACCGTTGTTTCTTAGATGGCTTTTCCTCAGGGGTACCGCTTGGGTTTTGCAGGATCACCATGGGTACCAGTCCCTTTGAAGCGGCTCTTCGTTATCGGGTTCGTTATCAGCCCATATCCGGTTCACATACTCATCGCGACTGTAGTCCAGTTGCTGCCAAGAAGACCGGCTACAAAGAGATGACATGGCAGCATTGGCTCTTATCAGGCTGGCATCCAAAAACAACTGGTCACCGTCGATAATCCCCGCTCGTGTGAACCACAGGATGCTCCTCCAAAAATGTCCCTTTCCCGGAATTGACCTGGGAACGAACAAAGAGAGAATGCCGTTTTCAGGCTCTCTCCTCGTTCGTGCTGGGTATCACCAATTCTCGCAGAGCATCTCAAAGTGGGCGCGAGGATGGTCACACGAGGGGCATACCTCAGGTGCCTCCTTGCCTTGTGTCACGTACCCACAGTTCAAGCAACGCCAGGTAACTGGGGTGGGCTTCCGAAATACCCTGCCGTTTTCTACATTCTCAAGCAGTCCCAAAAAACGCCTCTCGTGCTGTGTCTCTGCCACCGCAATGGCTTCGAAGGTGTTGGCGATCTCGCTAAAGCCCTCTTCCCGGGCAACCTTGGCAAAGCCGGGGTACATCTCGTTCCACTCGTAGTTCTCTCCCCTTGCGGATTCCCTCAGGTTTTCTGCTGTGGTGCCGATGACTCCGGCGGGGAAGGATGTGCGGATCTCCACCTCACCACCTTCCAGGTACTTGAAGAGCTTCTTGGCATGCTCCTTTTCCTGGGCGGCCGTCTCTTCAAATACATTGGAGATTTGTACGAACCCATCTCTCTTGGCCTGGCTCGCATAGTAGGTATACCTGTTCCGGGCCTGTGACTCCCCGGCAAAAGCGGCGAGCAGGTTCTTCTCAGTCCTGCTTCCCTTAGGCAAAACTAATCACTCCTTTCTCTTGCCAATTATACGGTAGGAACTGCCTGCCCCTCAAGGAGAACCGCGCTGTAGAGAGGGCCAACAGTCGTCTTGACGTGAGTTCCGGCGTCCAGCGGCACTTCATACGGGGCCTTGGAAAGATGAAGTTAGATGCGGCTTGGCCTTATGCGTCATGCTGGCCATGGCTCTCGGGAAAGTAAAGGAAGAACGGGGCATCAGACTCCGAAGCTGACTCAGACTGCATGAGGGAACACCCATATTCCCTCTCTGTAACGTGGCTGTAAGACTCCGTCGTTTCTCCTACCGTAGAGCACCTGAGCCTTGCGATAACCTTAACCCCACAAGGTATCTCCCCGGGGCACAGCCTGCGGAGTAGTGCTGCGGTGACAGGTCCTGTGGTCTGGCGAAGGCCTATGGTCCCCGAACCCAGATCCCCCTCCTTTCAATGAGGGGACGATGTCACGAGTTCTACCCGATCTCCTCCCAGGTATGTCTAGTCCACCTCCGCGGAAGCAGATTCTCATCCGCCTCTTTCGGGCTTCCCGCTCCTATGGCGCCG contains the following coding sequences:
- a CDS encoding helix-turn-helix transcriptional regulator produces the protein MSRFAERLRQTRISRGLTQERLASFLGVSRSTVAGYEAPSKEREPDFAFLSKLAEILDVTSDYLLGLSDDPAAGKKRASMAADRPDPLSDLPEEARKSVEDFIEYTKRKYGRKKD
- a CDS encoding HlyD family efflux transporter periplasmic adaptor subunit, producing the protein MRKRLYIVVLVLVVGAVLFQLSRPKALEVEVAMAETGPVVKSISETGYLAPVREQTLFAETQFLVKQVAVEEGDRLPEGSLILVGDTEDLRLELAMADARFHAARARFLTASEFDVPLEIRSAEAELEAAKVEYERALEDYNELLEVNHIGLVKEEEWNLTRDRYNIAAARLKGAEAALRRAVGQASPEGLERYQAEMDAISLEMESLRAEMDKCVIQAPFDCVVASLEVDEGSLVLPGAPLASVYSGELMVRCEVLARDMPQIRLGQEVVVSGDALGGQVIPGRISKIYPQAVESLSELGLRQRRVPVEILLNAPSDRGALPGYPVDVDIVVHSSTSLRVPKRAVFEIDGTKHVFVVVNDRAQLAPVEAGAEGGDYVEVISGLSEGTAVLVSWPSEIAPGARVTLK
- a CDS encoding FtsX-like permease family protein; the encoded protein is MKTLDRLLIRTVGATRSQFAAAALTLLVGLMIFVAMRTTHYNMETALSEYYRQYGFAHLFADLNSSPETITRDVASLPGVSRAEGRLIFDTRAEPSPGVRATVRVVSYPADHRINTLHIISGSLPDPVGGVELALLKQYADANNLAPGDPLTLFMHGEPVRATVTGVVESPEFVYAIKDARDMFPDFERFGIAFMPLKTAQNLLGMEGRINSLVATLDDEGRAADLRTSMEEDWSDLGMRVTERDNQLSHAVTMEELNGIGQFSTLLPTMFLGIGVVVVYLMVSRMVEAERIPIGILMALGYSKVAVIAHYVKYSILIGFSGSLSGIITGYLLALLMLPFFTQFYRIPLMQSSPRPGLYLAGLIASCLVSGCAGLLAALKTTSISPTEAMRPPVPQVGRAIFLEAFTAVWRRLASTSKMMLRSLMRNRRRLAFAVVGIGLTYACILVPLHSTIIFTSLLEKQFGELEAYDYSVSLTSPAGYSVLAEVESAAGASRVEPYAEQYLRINYGWREGFALARAIPVDTELFRLEDAGGRNLPIPTRGILIPEYLAGRLGASPGSVLRITSFTDRDREHDVPVTGIVRQYLGSTIYMSLEQMEEILGEKEILTGVAVKTHQDFRLSLDDVPRVEAVHSPADLIESYRSMMEMGIYSLSIMVLLGSVFGFATLFSTASISLSERLREFSTLRVLGFSKAEVFSIVLKENLTALVGGIILGVPLGHLFWILLARSFSTEIYYLPQDALFWPHVWTLGITLGFFASVMVAMWLKVRKVRFLDALKIRLT
- a CDS encoding ABC transporter ATP-binding protein, whose protein sequence is MPAIMVVEDVRKHYQLGDVTVKALRGIDLSIAQREFLVITGPSGSGKSTLLNIMGGMDFPTSGRVIYKDQEITALTDAGLTAYRRREVGFVFQIYNLMSFLTARENVELATEMVHDRALPADEALASVGLSDRASHFPSQLSGGEQQRVAIARVIAKRPGILLCDEPTGALDYETGKGILALLRNLNTQYGTTVVLITHNVAIGRMGDRVIRMRSGKAVEIIENPHPATAEEIEW
- a CDS encoding DUF3108 domain-containing protein, with protein sequence MRLSWLIGGVFLLAALTLLGCGKPAEVDLSVPWTDGEISAYQLSQRGEAVGTIRLSLEEKDGAWEYRSVTEVSGFIEEVRVLAGKESLVPFRVDFLAKTQDTEISYQAVYQEGKAVINARKAGGAQSAQVKLPSPPYFENEQFLMLVRALPLQAGWEGRLNIIVTRTASKTELALEVVDRETVETPVGALQAWKVELEGANQFAWVEVEPPHRLVKYVNGNAETVSLLAEYRSGG
- a CDS encoding ABC transporter ATP-binding protein, which codes for MIRLSRVSKSYSRGAVKAVDALDLEVRSGEIFGFIGPNGAGKTTTIKMMVGLLEPDEGIIEVNGHDISREPLEVKRSLSFVPDNPVVYEKLTGIEYLNFMADVYGVPAGVRREKASHLLEMFGLGGAVNDLIQSYSHGMRQKIVLTAALLHDPAVFVMDEPMVGLDPRSSARLKDLMHDQASRGGTVFFSTHILEVAERLCDRVGIIHQGRLIACGTLDELRQQAQNKESLEKIFLEMTEE
- a CDS encoding prepilin-type N-terminal cleavage/methylation domain-containing protein, which produces MKIFRRKKKGFTLIELMIVIAIIAVLAAILIVQWVGARQAAYDSEALTVARNCVLAAQVYYAQNKLSYLNLDKTDLANIEPSLGTTPVSITVNSATANGFEIRVDGQGSTPKTYWATEAGVTDVDPSP